Genomic window (Mesorhizobium sp. M4B.F.Ca.ET.058.02.1.1):
GTGGTAAAGTTCCTGGAGCTGCACGACGTTGCCTTCCATGCCTGTCAATTCCGAAATCGATATCACTCGCCTGCCGCCATCGGAAAGCCGTTGCGTCTGCACAATGATGTCGATCGCCGAAGCGATCTGCGCCCGGATGGATTCGTGGGTCATCGGCATGCCGGCCATGCCGACCATCTGCTCCAGGCGGGATAGCGCATCTCGCGGTGTGTTGGCATGGATGGTGGTCATGGAGCCTTCATGGCCAGTGTTCATCGCTTGCAGCATGTCGAAGGCTTCCTCGCCGCGAACCTCGCCGACGATGATGCGATCGGGCCGCATGCGCAGGGCGTTCTTCACCAGCTCGCGCTGACGAACTTCGCCCTTGCCCTCGACGTTGGGCGGGCGCGTCTCCAGCCGGCCGACATGCGGCTGCTGCAGTTGCAGTTCCGCCGCATCCTCGATGGTGATCAAGCGCTCGGCGGCAGGAATGTAGCTCGAGAGCGCATTAAGCAAGGTTGTCTTACCGCTGCCGGTGCCACCGGAAACCAGGATCGACTTGCGCGCCTGCACTGCGATCCGCAGCATGTCGACCATCGGCGGGCGGATCGAGTTGAACGCGATCAGGCGCTCGAGCGAATAAGGATGCTTGGAGAATTTGCGAATCGAAACGAGCGGACCATCCACTGAGATCGGCCGCACCGCGATATTGACGCGCGATCCGTCGTCGAGGCGGGCGTCGACCATCGGCGCGGATTCATCGACGCGCCTGCCGATTGCCGAGACGATCTTGTTGACGACCCGCAGCAGATGCGCCTCGTCGCGGAAGCGGATCTTGGTTTCCTCGAGCACGCCGCGCCGCTCGATGAAAACGCGATTGTGGGTGTTGATCAGAATGTCGGCGATCGAATCGTCCTTGAGCAAGGGCTCGATCGGCCCCAGCCCCAGCATTTCGTCAGCCGTGTCGCTGGTCAACTGATCAAGCTCGCGCGCGTTCAGCGGAATATTTCGAGCGCGGACGAATTCGCGCACGATCGGCCGTATCTCATCGAGAATCTCGTCCTTGGACGCATTTTCAAGGGCGGTCAAATTGAAGCGGTCGATGAGATGGCGGTGGAGTTCAACCTTGAGCGTCAGAAAATCATTGCCCTGGGTTTCAGCATCCGTCACCGGAACGACCGTCGCCCCATTTGAAACCGCCACTGCGGTCGTCGGCTGGAGCGCCCGCGGCTCATTCGATCCCTTGATGAAGCGGCCTAGCATTTTTAGCCCCCCGCAAACTTTTCCCAAAAGTTTCCCTCAGGTTGGAAACTAAGGGTTAACCACGAGAGGCACAAGCGCGGGGCGCGGGTGGGAGGATCGAATACTTACAACATAGTTAAGACGAGTCCCTAAAAAAATCGTTTTATTTCGCGACTGTGTACCCAGGAGCACAACTCAACTCCCACCTCACGAAACGTTTCGGCTTGCAACGTTCGAATCGCCGCCGCGGACTCCGGTAAGCCCTTACATATAAAGGCTTATGCACATACCCTAATATGATTAGGCTACCACTATGGGTGAGGCGAAATTGTGAATGAATGGTTAAAAGCGCTCAAAAAGCAAATCGAATCAATCCCTTGTCGAAATTGAATTGAGTCCCGATCAGGTATTGGAAGGTTAAGGAACTGTTAATCCCGTTTGACTCTGGTTTTTGGCGGGACTTAGATCAACTCGACGGGGGATGCTTGGGTATGGGGTTCATCCTTAGCTCGTCTCGTCGGGTTCAACCTCCAAAGGGAGAAATTGGCATGAAGAAGCTCATGACGATGGCCCGGCAGTTCCGCGACGACGACAACGGCGCTGCTATGGTCGAATATTCCATCCTGGTCGGCATCATCGCCGCAGCAGCCATTCTCGCGGTTCTCGCGATCGGTGCCTGGGTCACCGGCCGTTTCACCGGCCTCTGCACCAACCTGAACACTGGTCCGGGTACCTGCGACGCCGCCGCCGGCACCGGCAGCTGATCGTCTGTTTAATCCTCAGGCCCGGACTTCGATCCGGGCCTGAGCCTTATCGCGGCGGGCGAATTCCCGCTTTTGGGGCTTGGGGCTGATGCGTGCCAACACTTTGATCATGATTGTTCTCGCCGGCGTGTTCGGCGTTCTGGCGGTTGTGCTTGTCAACATCTGGCTGGCGAACCAGCGCAACGCATTGGCGCAGTCGGACGGAGTTAAGCGCGACACTGTTGTGGTGGCAGCGGTGGCGCTGAAGTTCGGCGACACGCTAACCGCCGAAAAGCTGCGTGAAATCGCCTGGCCCGCAGGCGCGGTCCCGGCCGGCGCTTTCAAGACAACCAAAGAGATCCTGGCCGGCGAAGGTTCGAAGCAGGCATTGCAGGCGATCGGCGCCAACGAGCCCGTTCTCGCCACCAAGATCACCGGCCCCGGCCAGCGCGCCACGCTTTCGGCGGTGCTCGGCGAGGGCATGAAAGCCGTTTCCATCAGGGTCAACGACGTGCTCGGCGTCGCCGGCTTTGTCTTCCCGGGCGACCGCGTCGATATATTGTTGACCCGCACGGTGCGCGCCGATGGCGGCGCAGACAAGAGTTTTGTCGATGTGCTGCTACAGAGCATTAAGGTGCTGGCCATCGACCAGGTTGCTGACGAAAGCAAGGAGAACCCGACGGTGGCGAAAGCCGTGACCGTCGAAGTCAGCACCAAGGACGCGCAGAAGCTGACGCTCGCCGCCGGCGCTGGGCAGTTGTCGCTGGCGCTGCGTCAGGCGGCGGCCAACAAGGGCGAGACGACCGAGCGTGTCACGCTTTCGGATCTGACCGGCGACACGCCGGACGATGTCGCCGCCAGGCAGGCCGAACTTGCCAAGCAGGCGGCGGCGGACGCCGCGGCCGCGGCCGATCGCAAACGCGCCGACGACAAGCTCGCCGGGC
Coding sequences:
- a CDS encoding CpaF family protein; translated protein: MLGRFIKGSNEPRALQPTTAVAVSNGATVVPVTDAETQGNDFLTLKVELHRHLIDRFNLTALENASKDEILDEIRPIVREFVRARNIPLNARELDQLTSDTADEMLGLGPIEPLLKDDSIADILINTHNRVFIERRGVLEETKIRFRDEAHLLRVVNKIVSAIGRRVDESAPMVDARLDDGSRVNIAVRPISVDGPLVSIRKFSKHPYSLERLIAFNSIRPPMVDMLRIAVQARKSILVSGGTGSGKTTLLNALSSYIPAAERLITIEDAAELQLQQPHVGRLETRPPNVEGKGEVRQRELVKNALRMRPDRIIVGEVRGEEAFDMLQAMNTGHEGSMTTIHANTPRDALSRLEQMVGMAGMPMTHESIRAQIASAIDIIVQTQRLSDGGRRVISISELTGMEGNVVQLQELYHFVRREVTAEGKIIGDFRATGVRPRFAQEAATLGFHFEKDAFNPQVPL
- a CDS encoding Flp family type IVb pilin; protein product: MKKLMTMARQFRDDDNGAAMVEYSILVGIIAAAAILAVLAIGAWVTGRFTGLCTNLNTGPGTCDAAAGTGS
- the cpaB gene encoding Flp pilus assembly protein CpaB, producing MRANTLIMIVLAGVFGVLAVVLVNIWLANQRNALAQSDGVKRDTVVVAAVALKFGDTLTAEKLREIAWPAGAVPAGAFKTTKEILAGEGSKQALQAIGANEPVLATKITGPGQRATLSAVLGEGMKAVSIRVNDVLGVAGFVFPGDRVDILLTRTVRADGGADKSFVDVLLQSIKVLAIDQVADESKENPTVAKAVTVEVSTKDAQKLTLAAGAGQLSLALRQAAANKGETTERVTLSDLTGDTPDDVAARQAELAKQAAADAAAAADRKRADDKLAGLAKAVERVDNKIDDLSKVKPAPAVASAPQVKEIVKEEVKYVQPEPPARATIGVFRGIKLETYDVPRQK